One window of the Dermacentor andersoni chromosome 10, qqDerAnde1_hic_scaffold, whole genome shotgun sequence genome contains the following:
- the LOC129380626 gene encoding uncharacterized protein produces MFMNTSWPIWTYETTRNTSFVCQVDSVLNITEESVCFNRSYWNSNWTTDTLEGTFDTSDLSTMLVGGIGGLMDHSETLQFASGNYTCGVFIMRPSGGGLDWWELRFKDVNKTGKPEEECVEYFNKTGETGYVLYSDKCKHLQ; encoded by the exons ATG TTTATGAACACATCCTGGCCAATATGGACGTATGAGACTACTCGAAACACAAGTTTCGTTTGCCAAGTGGATAGCGTGCTGAATATAACTGAAGAATCTGTGTGCTTCAACAGATCTTATTGGAACTCGAATTG GACAACAGATACCCTGGAAGGAACGTTCGATACAAGTGACCTCAGCACGATGCTTGTCGGTGGTATAG GTGGCCTGATGGACCACAGCGAGACTTTGCAGTTTGCGAGCGGCAACTACACGTGTGGTGTTTTCATCATGCGACCAAGTGGTG GTGGACTCGACTGGTGGGAACTCAGGTTCAAGGATGTCAACAAAACCGGAAAACCAGAGGAGGAGTGCGTGGAATATTTCAACAAAACAGGGGAAACAGGCTATGTTCTCTACAGTGATAAGTGCAAACATTTGCAATGA